The genomic stretch GAATATTGGTTCCGTTTGAATTcgtcattttttcaaaaataagtttttcaaatacaatgttacagtaatacacaataactaaaaaaaatatttcatctatacaatatatcaaatattttaaaaaaattttatagtaaaaatttttcatatatactgctatagtaaaattttttaaaaatattcctaaaaatagctaatccaaacagaTAAATTCTTTCAAAAGAGAAGTTTTTAGTTAGTGATCATCTTACAAAACCCATAAAAtcttttttcctccaaaattgCGTGTAATTGTAAGAGTTACTTTCAGCTTTACAAAATCTTTTTTCCTCCGTAACTAATTTCATATCATTTCATAAAATGTCTTTATTAAAAAAAGGTTATTATAAGAATTTTCTTGCAAACCCTAtccaattaaaaaaatacaatacaaaatcaaatcaaatcaaagtaatttattttaattttaaatataaataagAGGTTTTGAGTTCGGGcctttcaataaaaaaaatatttttaaaaaacaaaatcaatcccataaaaactaaaaagtcaATTAAACGATAAacgaggaaacaaaaaaaaaaaaaaaagcagcctGCCGCGTCATAAACCCAGTTCTTCGTCATCGGCTCGCTCAGTTCTTTCTTTCCCTCCGCTTCCGGATTCTGCTTCCCACTGACCCCAATGCAGAACAAGAAGAGCTTTACTCTGTTACAAACAGTTGCGACCGCCGCCGTTTTTTCTGCTGTTTCCGGCTGGTACCGCCCACCATCATTACCCCCTTTACTCTTatttgttacttttttttttttattttcaataacaaagtttcaatttttttgtaatccATAACGAGTTCCTTCTGCAGGTATGGATTTATGTTCGGAAGAGAGTCAGCTCGAAAGGAACTCAACGATTTGATTGAAGGCCTCCGACGCTCCAACTCCGAACATCCCTCTTCTCCTCCTCCGGCGGATTCCTAATATCCGGTAATTCATCACAAGCACAAAATTTTGCCagcaatttttattttgtagTTGTGTGCTGGAATAAAAATACGATTTTTTAGATATTGTCTGCATTGGGATTTTGTCAATATAATATAGGATTGGAGTAAattagatttctttttttttttttttatgtatattggaaaaagtaataatttttttttatctatggGGCTAAATCAAGGTTGTTCTTTACTTGGTCTAGTGTAGATTCTGAGTATAATAGTTTTTGTAGGTGTTAAAAGACGGTAGTCTTACTCGAACTTGCAACAAAGTCATGGGTCGAAATGTCCTTCTTGGATTGGAGTAGAGTCCATGCTGAAGGTATTTGGACCTCAATCAAAAGCTCTCAATGTATGCTTCCTGGGCTGGCAAGTTAGTTTTGGACGAGGAGCAAACTTTTGCTGCATATAATTGCTGTATGTTTGGCATATAGGTTGACATTTTGGTATGTTAAACTGATTGTGATGTACTTTTCTGGAAGAAAAGTATTGTAATAACTTGTAAGCGTTTCTACAGGCGTGATTTTCCAGTATGGGATGATAATGTATTAATTTAGTTTTTTGGTAGTTTCTGATGAAATATAATGACACCAAAGTGCAAAAGCAAGAGCCAGAAACTGGATAAATCTCACAAATTAAAAAGGTAAAGAACTTGGATTGGAGATGTATAGTGCATTGTCGTAATATGAATCCATGGCTGATCTTCAAGTGATGTTGCTAAATTACACTGCATCAAGGACATGGAGGTCTAATACCCATTACTTAACAAGCTCTTTAGCTTCCCTCCACCATATGAAGTCTAGCTATCATGATGGATTTTCAGAGCTCTAAATTTATATGGATTTAGTTTTCTTCTGTTGGTCTACCTTGTAGTATGATAAGTACAGAATGTATGATTTCTTCTCAtctcctatattttctcttATATCTTTATTGCTCTGGAATGTAAAAGTTCTATGTCCATGTCGCTTTATACAAGGGCAGCCTCATTAATTTTCTGCtcactttttcctttgataAATCCCACGTATAACTCTGTCCTGCTTGTATCACTCTCTGGAAGCCTTGTGTGTCTACCACCTTCAGACATGCTTTTGACAAACTCCACCAAATTTTGCCAGTTGTTTGGTTCGAATAAATGCTTATTCATTCTTAAGTATGTGAAGGCACTCAATCCATTTCCTGCATCTGATCTACTTGTTGCCAATACCTGGGCATAAGCTCCAGCATCATGTCTCTCAAGGGCATTTTCTCCTGCAAGTTCTATTCCAGCTGTTCTAGTTGCCATCTTTATTTGCCTGACTAAACCTTCTGGTGAGCAATTTGCATATTCAGGCTGTTGCTCATCTTTCATTTCCATACATGTAAAGTTGAAGACAACCCCATGCTTACCCATCATATTTGCTATTGGTAGGTAGCCATCTCGATGCCTGGTATTGTAGTATCCTGCTGTTAATTCTGCTGCATGTGATCTTGTTTTGTAGTGCCAATGTATTCCAGCTACTTTTCCAGACAGTTTAGCTCCAGTACCTCGGAATATACCTTCTGCTGCAGCCAGGATTCTGTCTCCATGCTCGAGAAGCTTTGTTGAATACCATTCTAAGAAAAAGTGTCCATATTCACTATTCCATGTTCCATCCCTTCTGAAAAACCCTGTGTCTTCGGGAAATTGGTTATAGTGGCCAGCATCATGAGGCCCTCCATTGCCCCAATCCTTCTTTCCAATTGCCTCTGCTGATGCTTCCAGTGAAGATTTCATGTACTGTTTTGGAAATAAATATGTTTTCGTGAAAAAATGAAACTAGAATCGGCTTTATATAGTATTCTGATAGAGGCTGAATTTTGATtatgtaaacacataatgcTCATTAGAAAAAATTCTTGTTTATCTGGCAGATTGAACATGTCTAAAATTTCACTCGAGTATTAGAAAATGGGTCGGTTGAACTAATTTCCCCTGAGTTTTGTCATGATTACAGGCTACCATGAGATTTTTATATTATGTTTACCTCTCAACTCAAATTGTTGTGGTCTCAATATCATCATTGTTGAGACAACAGAGGGGAGAGGCTATTCTAAGTCAAGAATATGAGAGTTCTGATAGAATCACTAAGTCATAACAGTGATAGGGACTAGCATAGCTATGAAGAACACAAAGGTGATCTATATCAATATGATGGAAGTTAGGGCGGTCGGTTCAATTTCACTTCAGAAAATTAAGTTTGGGCGTACCTTGTCATTGCATTGAAATTCTCCAATTCCAGGAAATCTCCATGTTCCATTGCTTTCTGGATAGGATGGGTATCTTAGCTCTCCACAAGGCCCCATTCCCACCTGAATCTCCTGcaatgaagaaacaaaatttcATTTGTATAGATGATGGTAGGAGCTTCTTTATGTACGACTGTTAAAAGGATAGGAATATATGGTGGTCCGtttaggagatattttaggCATGGTTGGCATGGTTAAAACCTTTTAAGTGGTCCATCATATGTGATTTTGTGGTACCTAAAGACTagttttatgtattttttaGTATTCATGCCTTGTCACTTCATTGATATTGTTTCAAGTTCCTTCTGCCTCCAACCAGAGCCAGAAGCAGTGAAAGTGAAGATAGGGCAAACAATCACCCAAACAGAACCGGAGCAATTGTTGCGGGTAGCACAATATAGTTTCTTACAGATGGTTGTTTTTAATTAGTTGAATAGAgtttttttgaatatttgagaCTAATGTATATAATCATTAGTTGAACATGTACATATTTTCGGTCTCAATGTAATAATCATGTTCTCTTTACAAGATTGCTTATGTAAGAGTTGATAGGTTCTCAAATTCTTTTGCACATGCATATTGCAAGGAATTATTTGGCCTTTGCTGCGCTTTACTTTTATTCGTAGCTATTACTCTCTCCCTTTTGGATTTTATTCGTAGCTATTAATATCTCCCTTTTGGAAGCATTCTTGGCAATCACTTGCTTCAACTATGAACGAGGATTTGGATCTCTTGCCATGTACTCCTTGTCCAAAATGCTATGTACCCTTCCTTTTGGAACTTAACAGAAACTTCAAAGAGTTAAATGTTTCAATTTGCCCTTTGTGGTGAAATGTGAGAGGTATTTTATGTGATAAAAAATATTGTCATGGATATTTTGCACGGTGTTACGGATTGTGTGGTTTGCCATGACATGAAATGTGACAGGATTAATGGGAGGGAGAGAGTGTTTCCCAGAGAGAGGAGACAATTATGTGCAAATCTGGCCATGGTTTTGTATCTAATTTGCTCCCTGTTCTCTGTTTGCAGAGCCATTTCCTTCCCTTTAAACCCATTTATTCAGAAGCTTTTCTTAATATTACAGGGATCTTACAAGTATAGTGTCTTTTGTGGTTTCGAGTTTCATAACACATTTCTATATCTTATATTGAATCTTTTCCTCTTTGAGATATTTATATAAATGACTGCAATATATCCAAGTTAAAAATGTTAGGTAAAGTAGTCTAGAAAATAAAAGCCTTACCATTATGACTTCCCCCAAGTAATCTTTGAATCTGTCTCTGAAGCTCATCATGTAGTCTGAGTAGACCTGAATTGGTGTTCTGCCTCTGAGCAGTGGTAAAGAATCACAGCCCAGTGAGATGTACTCAGGATTCCTTCGGCCTGATCTATCTGTGTAGACAAGGTTGGGATTCTTGCTCATTTCTTCGAGCACCCATGGGGGTAAGGGGATGCTACAAAATTGATGACCATAATTTACAGTAAAGGTACAGAAAAAGTTGTCTTTTAAGATGAAGATAGTACTGCAATATAGCAAGGAAGTATGGATATAGGTTCTGAATACAATTAGCAGAGAAAATTGAAGATTTACAGGGCCCCTTCAATGAGTAGAGACATCTTCAGGTGGAAGATAAAACATCCTAAATTACAGCTAAAGCAAAAATCTCATGTCGACCTCTTGGAAGGTTCTTGCTTTCAAATGAGAAACCTAAAACACTCTTCATAGTTATTGTTATAACCCCACAAGATTGCTAGATCTCCTATGGTATGctttaccggcaagaaatgtGAGTTACAAAGATGGTTGTTTATTCATGTTCTACAAGCTGGAACTGATAAAATAGATCCTAGACCACAGAAGTCAAATAAAGCAAAGACATAGGAAAGCCTAAACCGGAATTAAATGGCAAGTTGGTGCTTGGGGGCAATTTAACCTGACTACTTTCAGGGTATAATATGTATCAATCGCCTAAAAATCTAAAGTTTAGCGGATGAAAAGGTACCTGCAAGAATCGCCAACGTTCCCTCCGCATTGATGGAAAGACATAACAACTTGCAGCTTCAAGCCATGGTTTTGAACCATATTCACAAGCTCGGCATAACCTTCCCAGTTATATTTCAAGGGTCCATCTTTCTCTACCAATCCCCACCAAGCATCAACCATTACTCCTTCAACTCCTGCACTTTTCAAAGCCATCAAACTAGCATTCATCGCTCTTGGCTTGCTCAAGTTCCCACCAACTGATACGGTATCAAGTGGTAGCATCACAAAAACAGGTACCCTTGAACCGTTTTGGCTATGAGGAGCTGGTAAACCATGAAGTTTCTCTCCCTGCTCATTTTTTCTCCCTTCGAGCAGTGAGGGTCTCTCACGTGAGATTGGAGCTTCTTGCATTGAATTCCTCGCCCGGAGGCGGCATGTTGGCCTGATCTGGGCAAAACAGACCATGCCACTGTAATCATCTGGAGTTTTTAGACTGCTGCTGTCTTTAAAGTTGATAAAAGAAGTTGAAGAACGAAGTGTCAGAGCCATTTTTGAGTAGGTGTATAGAAAAGAGAAGTGGGGAACGGATAAGGGCCGCAAGCGTTAATTTATAAAGAGAGAGTCAGGTTTGAGTTTATGAAGAAGACAACGTTGGCGGGCTCTGTTTCCAAATGGAAAAAAGTGCAGAAGATCAAAACACGTCAGCTCCCCTTTTCAAAGTCTTTCTTTGGACACTCACACGTGTTCTTTGAATTGATATTACTTGCACAGGGTAAAAACATGGCAACGACTAAGAACGAAAGAATGTTTTAGGTACTAAATTCATGGTTTAGCAATGAATAGGAATGAAAGAATGTTATAGGTGTTAAATTTATGTTTACATGTGAAGTGTACAATCATCTGCTAATTAAAAGGGGAAGCAGCTACATGCAGGggtgtcaacgggtcgggtcggGTTTGGACTTGGACCCAACCCGAATTCGATAtatttttctggatttggattgaaaaataatttcaatACCCGAATCAGAACCCATTTACTCTAACAGAAAATGaatcggatacggaatataggaTTTTGCTACAACTCGGATCTAGacaatatattaataattataatatataaatatttctGAATACAttcttttaccaaattaataatTTAGTAATAACTTTGTAAATTGATTTGTGGTTAGTTTTGAATTGATTATTATGAGTTATTTGTGATTCAGTTTTGTaatttgattggttttggatttaattttggAATGTTTAAATTTGGACCTTTTCTTTCCAGGTAAATCCAGACCCGATTCGAGATCCGGTTCCGAGACTCTAAGATTAAGACCCGTCGGATATACGGATCGAGTCTGAATCTACTACATAAAAATGAGTCTGGATCCGGatctaaaatttttaatttcggCTCGAACCAACCCATTGACACTCCTAACTACATGGAAGCTGCCATCCATGCGGAGGAGTGATTGTTTGTTCCGATGAAAATGTCGTGCAAACTTGTTCAACAAAAAGTTTAGTTAATGACGGTACTGCTTGTTAATTCATTTATTGATCTGAGAATATCTTCTGTCAAGTGATGCCCTTCTTGAATATTATGAACTTCAGCCGCCATGTTAAATGTATCTGTCCTAATCAAAGCCGTATTTTGTGCGTGATGGTAATTTTACTTGAGCAGAGGCTATCGATGCTATTTTGGTTGCTATAGAAATCGAATGGATAAACCTTAGCTAAATACATATTATGCCTTGTGGTCTTTGCATCACCTTAAGCTTTGCTTCCTCCTCTCCCTATTTTCTGCTCACCTAGTTTGAGCTTCAAATGGAGAAATCTGACTTGTAGTGACCCACTTTAATCGTGTCGATTAGATTTACGACATCAAGAATATTCATCATTTTTTCCCAGTTCAGATTTTTGTCTTGACTTCGCTTAAAACTGTGGTTTGTATTCTCTTTTATGATGAACTTCTTCTATCTCCTGTTTGAGATAATGGAGTCCAGAGACAGCAGGCCGGTTAAGAAAGTAGTTGCTTGCATTGCTAATTGGTAGGTTCAGAAAAGATTATTTACCACTTGTTCTTGCAAACTTATGGTCGCTGTCAAGCAAACCCCACATGGTTCCCCCCCTACTTGCTTGTTTTCTCAGTGGCTTATACGTACCAGAGCCTGTGTTTCTGTGTTAACGTGTGGATGACAAAAAATGTCGAGTTGCTTCGAAAATTTCctacttttgaagttgttttaGGATAAGAACGTACAAAAGATGCTTCTTTGAAGCTGTATTTGTGGTTGCAACAAAGTTTGGTAACTTCAGTTTCTTGGAGACGCCATCCCATACATGCAGAGTTTATCCACTCAGCAGCTGAGTCACCATATCACGAATTCATGGTTCGAAGACTCGGCCGAGACCGAGTCACCGTCTTGGCTCTTATCGATACGATACCGTGATGAAACGATACCAAGATATTTAACTCGCCGAAACGTCACCGTGAAGGGTTGAAACGACCGAGTCACACCGAGTCATTCAactcgaatttttattttttttactaattttttaattatttttgtttaccatatttttttacaatttttagaatattaaatatttcaaaaattcgcgTCTCGCCGAGACCACGACCGATATgccgagaccgatgtggaacgATTCAGGCCGCGACCGCAACCACGACTGCTTTGAACCATGATCACGATACTTATAATCAACTTGATGGGGCAAAACGGATCATCCTTGTTTGTCTGCTGCTTGATTAGTGCAGGGAAATTTTTTGTTTATGGAAGAAATTTGCAAGAGTGGTGATAGATTCCACAGTTTCattgtttgaaagtaaaaagaACGAAAAGCATAAACATCTATTTAGTTTTGAGATAAACATTCATGTTTTGGGTTCTATTTGTGCTTGAATTGTCAGGTTTGAAGCAAGACTTGGAAGGGAGAAATCTCAAGGCCTAAGCACAAAGTTGGCTGCAGTTAGTAGAATTCACACTCGAAAAGGCACACAGGCATGATCATAGGATCTTTGGCTTTTATACTGTAAATTGGTGGTTTCAAATGTGGATAGTTATTGAATTTTTGCAAAAATTGTTGATAAACTACATAGGGGCAAAAAGACCATGGCGTGGGTGGTCAAGTTTCCTCCTTTTCGGGTGGAAAAGATCAATTTTTTCAATCTAAATGTGCACGTATTAAcaaccaaaacaagaaaaggaaaaacaagacaGAGGTAGGGATGGGCATCTTTGATGATCTAGTGGTCGGAAAAACCCAGTGATTCGATTCGAATTAACGGATATCCAATCTGGCGGATCGTATGCCGTCAAATCACGTCCGGATCAAGGAGTAATGCGAGTCGGATTTGGGTATCATTTTTTGTGATCCGCGGATATCCAATCAGATTCGCATAGCATTTTTTTTGTAAGAATTTTTTATACATTAAATTCACTAAtttataataattttaactttttttttattttttgtcctCTTTCAAAATACGCTTTCTTTGTATATGTGTTAagtttttaaatatattgtcaTATAATTTGTGGGTAagaaaaattttagataaaatgTTGAATCTTGTTACTTTATAttgcagccaaaaaaaaaagagattaattttgactaaaaattccttttttttttttaatgactAAAAACTCGTATGTAAGTACAACCTATCACTTATATGACATTTTTTAAACTCTAAAtacatttgaatttcattttatCTTTGAAATTTATAGTTTTCTTTcaaaggaaattttaaaatttagatACTGATCGGAATTTGAAGTCTCTAATTCTAGTAATTATTATAGGTGCCTTTGTCCATACTCTTTCTTGAAAGGGAGAGTAGGTAGGTATCCATCCCTTTTCTCATTGGTTATATCTTGCGATTTATTTCCCATGCCGTCCAATGCCATCTAAGAAAGTGTACTACGTATTGAATATAGACAAGAATCTTTAGCATGTTGGTCCTTTTGCTGCTGAGAAAATACCAAATCTCCAGCTGCTGCAGACGTTGATAGTTTGGCTCCCAAGTGGCTCTTGTGGACGGCCTTAAATCTTATCCATTTTCTTTTTGATCTTCATGCACTTTTAGGACCATATTTAGGAAATGTACTAGAGTAGAGTCACTGGTAAACATCTAGACAAGGGACAGAAACGTGAGAATCAAACTTCAGGACCGTATTTGTGGAATGAATGGAGATTGCTACACCAATTTTTGGCACTACACAATACATAAGAGTGAGTGGTAAAAACATCTAGATGAAGGGATTGGAGATGTCAGGATCAAAAATTGCAATTTGCTGTTTAACTCCTAAATAGGCGATCTTGTGACCAATGATGCCTTGGTATGTTGGAACTTGGAATC from Coffea eugenioides isolate CCC68of chromosome 8, Ceug_1.0, whole genome shotgun sequence encodes the following:
- the LOC113779016 gene encoding uncharacterized protein LOC113779016 — protein: MQNKKSFTLLQTVATAAVFSAVSGWYGFMFGRESARKELNDLIEGLRRSNSEHPSSPPPADS
- the LOC113779015 gene encoding beta-amylase 3, chloroplastic; its protein translation is MALTLRSSTSFINFKDSSSLKTPDDYSGMVCFAQIRPTCRLRARNSMQEAPISRERPSLLEGRKNEQGEKLHGLPAPHSQNGSRVPVFVMLPLDTVSVGGNLSKPRAMNASLMALKSAGVEGVMVDAWWGLVEKDGPLKYNWEGYAELVNMVQNHGLKLQVVMSFHQCGGNVGDSCSIPLPPWVLEEMSKNPNLVYTDRSGRRNPEYISLGCDSLPLLRGRTPIQVYSDYMMSFRDRFKDYLGEVIMEIQVGMGPCGELRYPSYPESNGTWRFPGIGEFQCNDKYMKSSLEASAEAIGKKDWGNGGPHDAGHYNQFPEDTGFFRRDGTWNSEYGHFFLEWYSTKLLEHGDRILAAAEGIFRGTGAKLSGKVAGIHWHYKTRSHAAELTAGYYNTRHRDGYLPIANMMGKHGVVFNFTCMEMKDEQQPEYANCSPEGLVRQIKMATRTAGIELAGENALERHDAGAYAQVLATSRSDAGNGLSAFTYLRMNKHLFEPNNWQNLVEFVKSMSEGGRHTRLPESDTSRTELYVGFIKGKSEQKINEAALV